The following are from one region of the Natrinema sp. HArc-T2 genome:
- the glmS gene encoding glutamine--fructose-6-phosphate transaminase (isomerizing), giving the protein MCGIVGYAGASDSVDAVDVVLDGLSSLEYRGYDSAGLAVPTPSITVHKTEGELSALESAVPRDELEGALTGIGHTRWSTHGPPSDVNAHPHRDEEGRVAVVHNGIIENYQRLRDDLADSGVTFQSETDTEVVPQLIGHYLDRGAAPEEAFRLAIDQLEGSYAIAAVFDGSETVYATRQDSPLVVGLGEAGTYLASDVPAFVEHTDRVCYLEDGDFVRLTADGAVVSDAEGHPVDRPTETVAWDPEDAEKSGYDHYMLKEIHEQPKALRQCLRGRIDDLDGTVDLEDLADLDHEGPIQFVACGTSYHAALFGAERLREAGVRAQAFLASEYASDRVPIDDETLVVGVTQSGETADTLRALREAARAGATTLAVTNTVASSAARECDHALYIRAGPEIGVAATKTFASQQLALALLAFTLGDGPTREELEALRDIPGQVRTVLETTDAQAIAEEYVGADAYFFIGRGYHYPVALEGALKMKEITYRHAEGFAAGELKHGPLALVTKDTPVFAVVTGDDETARKTIGNVKEVEARDAPVVAITDGESDVTRYADHVLEIPAVSNLSGSVLANVQLQLVAYWVANLLGRSIDKPRNLAKSVTVE; this is encoded by the coding sequence ATGTGTGGAATCGTCGGGTACGCTGGGGCGTCCGACAGTGTCGATGCCGTCGATGTCGTCCTTGATGGCCTGTCAAGTCTCGAGTACCGTGGCTACGACTCCGCTGGCCTTGCCGTGCCGACGCCGTCGATAACAGTTCACAAGACAGAGGGCGAACTATCAGCACTCGAGAGTGCGGTTCCGAGAGACGAACTCGAGGGTGCACTGACTGGGATCGGGCACACGCGCTGGAGCACGCATGGCCCACCATCCGATGTGAACGCACACCCACACCGCGACGAGGAAGGCCGCGTTGCCGTCGTCCACAACGGCATCATCGAGAACTACCAGCGACTGCGTGACGATCTCGCTGATTCCGGCGTCACGTTCCAAAGTGAGACCGACACCGAAGTCGTCCCGCAGCTGATCGGTCACTATCTCGACCGCGGTGCGGCCCCCGAGGAGGCATTCCGGCTGGCGATCGACCAACTCGAGGGCAGTTACGCAATCGCTGCTGTCTTCGACGGATCCGAGACGGTGTATGCGACCCGACAGGACTCCCCACTCGTCGTCGGCCTCGGCGAAGCTGGTACGTATCTCGCGAGTGATGTCCCTGCGTTCGTCGAACACACGGACCGCGTCTGCTATCTCGAGGACGGTGATTTCGTTCGGCTGACCGCCGACGGTGCTGTCGTCTCCGATGCGGAAGGCCACCCCGTCGACCGTCCAACGGAAACAGTCGCATGGGATCCCGAAGATGCAGAAAAGAGCGGCTACGACCACTACATGCTCAAAGAGATCCACGAGCAGCCGAAAGCTCTGCGGCAATGCCTACGGGGCCGAATCGACGACCTCGACGGCACGGTCGACCTCGAGGATCTTGCTGACCTCGACCACGAGGGTCCCATTCAGTTCGTCGCCTGCGGGACGTCGTATCACGCGGCGCTGTTCGGCGCTGAGCGACTCCGGGAAGCTGGGGTTCGGGCGCAGGCGTTTCTCGCCAGCGAGTACGCGAGCGATCGCGTCCCTATCGACGATGAGACCCTCGTCGTCGGTGTCACTCAGAGTGGTGAAACAGCAGATACACTCCGTGCGCTTCGAGAGGCAGCCCGCGCCGGGGCGACGACGCTTGCGGTGACCAATACGGTCGCCAGTTCGGCTGCACGGGAGTGTGATCACGCCCTCTATATCAGGGCCGGTCCCGAGATCGGCGTCGCCGCAACGAAGACCTTCGCAAGCCAGCAGCTCGCGCTTGCCCTCTTGGCATTCACACTCGGCGATGGACCAACTCGCGAGGAACTCGAAGCACTCCGAGATATTCCTGGTCAGGTTAGGACCGTCCTCGAGACGACAGACGCACAGGCAATTGCTGAGGAGTACGTCGGCGCTGACGCCTACTTCTTCATCGGTCGTGGGTACCACTACCCGGTCGCACTTGAGGGGGCGCTGAAGATGAAAGAAATAACCTATCGGCATGCGGAAGGGTTTGCAGCCGGCGAGTTGAAACACGGGCCACTCGCGCTCGTGACCAAGGATACGCCAGTGTTCGCGGTTGTCACTGGAGACGATGAGACTGCCCGAAAGACCATCGGGAACGTCAAAGAAGTCGAGGCTCGCGATGCGCCCGTCGTGGCGATCACCGACGGCGAGTCTGACGTGACACGGTACGCCGACCACGTTCTCGAGATTCCCGCAGTCAGCAATCTCAGTGGGTCCGTACTCGCGAACGTTCAGTTACAATTGGTCGCCTACTGGGTTGCGAACTTACTCGGTCGATCAATCGATAAACCGCGTAACCTGGCCAAGAGCGTGACGGTCGAATGA
- a CDS encoding undecaprenyl-diphosphate phosphatase, translating into MSRVDLIVAILAGIVQGIVEWLPVSSQGNLALFLTIAGTDPAVAVQLALFLQVGTTLSAAVYYRDDIATAILAVPGWRPDSAYTGENAIASYVVVATLMTGVVGIPLYVYAVDFVGQLTGGVFITAIGVLLVLTGGLQLASESISMGIRDAPTLPDSVLVGAVQGVAILPGISRSGITTSALLFRSYDPPAAFRLSFLLSIPASLGAAALTITGAGGLPGIEPVPALAALGVSSFVGYLTIDALMRIVDRIPFWVVCFGLGGLAIVGGGVISIVV; encoded by the coding sequence GTGAGCAGAGTCGACCTTATTGTCGCAATCCTCGCTGGGATCGTCCAGGGAATCGTCGAGTGGTTGCCCGTCTCGAGTCAGGGCAACCTTGCGCTGTTCCTGACGATCGCGGGAACCGACCCTGCAGTTGCGGTGCAACTGGCGCTGTTCTTGCAGGTCGGTACGACGCTCTCGGCGGCGGTCTACTATCGCGATGATATTGCGACGGCTATCCTCGCAGTGCCCGGCTGGCGGCCTGACAGCGCGTACACTGGGGAGAACGCCATCGCGTCGTACGTCGTCGTTGCCACGCTGATGACCGGCGTCGTGGGGATCCCACTGTACGTATACGCAGTCGACTTTGTCGGCCAACTCACTGGAGGCGTCTTCATCACGGCTATCGGTGTCCTCCTGGTGCTCACAGGGGGGCTTCAACTCGCCTCGGAGTCGATATCGATGGGGATCCGCGATGCGCCGACGCTGCCAGACTCGGTTCTGGTCGGGGCTGTCCAGGGCGTCGCAATTCTTCCAGGAATATCACGGTCCGGTATCACGACGAGCGCACTGTTGTTCCGGAGCTACGATCCGCCAGCAGCGTTTCGTCTCTCCTTTCTGTTGTCGATTCCTGCCAGTCTCGGTGCTGCTGCTCTCACTATTACGGGTGCCGGTGGTCTTCCCGGTATCGAGCCAGTGCCTGCGCTGGCGGCACTTGGAGTCAGTTCCTTCGTCGGCTATCTCACCATCGATGCTCTCATGCGGATCGTCGATCGCATACCGTTCTGGGTCGTCTGTTTCGGCCTCGGTGGACTGGCGATCGTCGGCGGTGGGGTCATCTCTATCGTCGTGTGA
- a CDS encoding sugar phosphate nucleotidyltransferase, with product MEIRSAVVLAAGEGARLRPLTNHRPKPMLPAAAKPILEHVFDSLVDADITEITVVVGYGRTHVQSHFGSTYRGASIDYVVQDKQLGSGHALLEAEPEVSGPQLVLNGDQIVERGIIEDVCEVHNSDTIATLGLVRDGDITNYGGVILEDDEHVTEIVERPHDDRSYHLNAGVYAFEPEIFEYLRGPEPQFNEYSLVDGIANAIDAGETVRGVVSDGFWYDATYPWDLLEVTETLLESTDGVESTVSADAQIHNSATIVEPVVISADCVVGPGSVVGPNVALGENVTVGANAVVENSVADSDTRVGANATLVDCVSGRSVRIGAGSTVVGGPGDVRIGDRVHENERLGALLADRVHDRGGVTYAPGTIVGSDAVITAGTAVQGTIDGETEVQ from the coding sequence ATGGAAATCCGTTCTGCGGTGGTCCTCGCGGCAGGGGAGGGGGCCCGTCTTCGGCCGCTTACAAACCACCGGCCGAAACCGATGCTTCCTGCTGCGGCCAAGCCAATTCTCGAGCATGTCTTCGATTCGCTTGTCGACGCTGATATCACAGAAATTACCGTCGTCGTTGGCTATGGACGGACGCATGTGCAGTCACACTTCGGATCGACGTACCGTGGTGCGTCCATCGACTACGTAGTGCAAGACAAGCAACTTGGAAGTGGCCACGCACTTCTGGAAGCCGAACCCGAGGTTTCGGGGCCTCAGCTCGTTCTCAACGGCGACCAAATCGTTGAACGTGGGATCATCGAGGATGTTTGTGAGGTCCACAATAGCGACACCATCGCAACGCTTGGACTCGTTCGAGACGGTGACATTACTAACTACGGTGGTGTGATCCTCGAGGACGACGAGCACGTCACCGAAATCGTCGAACGACCGCACGACGATCGTAGTTATCATCTCAACGCGGGTGTCTACGCGTTCGAACCCGAGATTTTCGAGTATCTCCGCGGCCCAGAACCGCAGTTCAATGAGTACTCGCTCGTCGATGGTATCGCAAATGCGATCGACGCTGGTGAAACCGTCCGTGGTGTCGTCTCCGACGGGTTCTGGTACGACGCGACGTATCCATGGGACTTACTCGAGGTGACTGAGACGCTCCTCGAGAGTACAGACGGCGTCGAAAGCACGGTCTCAGCTGATGCCCAGATTCATAACTCTGCGACGATCGTCGAACCGGTCGTGATTTCAGCAGACTGCGTCGTCGGCCCGGGAAGCGTCGTCGGCCCTAACGTCGCGCTCGGCGAGAACGTAACGGTGGGAGCGAACGCAGTTGTCGAGAACAGTGTCGCCGATTCAGACACGCGCGTTGGTGCAAACGCGACGCTTGTCGATTGTGTCTCTGGTCGTAGCGTCCGAATCGGCGCTGGATCAACGGTCGTCGGTGGCCCTGGCGATGTCCGAATCGGCGATCGTGTCCACGAGAACGAACGACTGGGCGCACTGCTGGCGGATCGCGTTCACGACAGAGGCGGCGTGACCTATGCACCGGGAACGATCGTCGGCTCCGATGCCGTCATCACTGCCGGTACGGCTGTTCAAGGGACGATCGACGGCGAAACAGAGGTGCAGTGA